One region of Kwoniella newhampshirensis strain CBS 13917 chromosome 6, whole genome shotgun sequence genomic DNA includes:
- a CDS encoding 60S ribosomal protein eL36 — translation MADVEMSSATKARSNLRYGMNKGRPTSVIPKTIKPSHKKGIKTEKKTFVKSIIREVAGFSPYEKRVMELLRNSKDKKAKKLTKKRLGTLLRSKRKIEELSNVLQEQRRQAAH, via the exons ATGGCCGACGTCGAGATGTCCTCCGCTACCAAAGCCCGATCTA ACCTCCGATACGGCATGAACAAGGGTCGACCCACCAGTGTCATCCCTAAGACCATCAAGCCTTCCCACAAGAAGGGTATCAAGAC tgagaagaagacttTTGTCAAGTCCATCATTCGAGAGGTCGCTGGATTTTCCCCTTACGAGAAACGAGTTATGGAGTTGTTGAGGAACTcaaaggacaagaaggcgaagaagctcaCCAAGAAGAGG CTCGGTACCCTTCTCCGATCCAAGCGTAAGATCGAGGAGCTGTCCAACGTCCTCCAGGAGCAGCGACGACAAGCCGCTCACTAA